The DNA window CATCGACCGGTCGATCCATGCGGCAGTGGTCGCGGCGGCCAAGGAGCATGGTCCGGGACGCGTTGCCGTCGAGGACCCGGTGTCCGGCGCGCTCACTTATCGCAAGCTTTTGGTCGGCGCCCGCGCGCTCGGCGGCAAGCTGACGGGCTTTGCCCCTGTCGGCGGCGCGGTCGGCGTCCTGCTGCCGACGGCCAATGGCACGGTCGCGACCGTGCTGGCGCTCGCCTCGGCCGGCCGCGTGCCGGCGATGATCAATTTCACCGCCGGGGTGGCCAACATTCTGTCCGCCTGCAGGACCTCCGGTGTCGAGACGATCCTGACCTCACGCGTCTTCATCGAAAAGGGCAAGCTGGACAAACTCATCGCCGGGCTCGAGGGCCATGTCGGGATCGTCTACCTGGAGGATATCCGGGGCGATATCACCCTTGCCGACAAGCTCGGTGCCCTTTGGAAGTGGAAGACGCCGCTCGTGCCCCGCAAGGGCGAGGATGCGGCCGCGATCCTCTTCACGTCCGGGTCGGAAGGCGCGCCGAAGGGCGTCGTGCTCTCCTCCACCAACATGATCGCCAATGTCGCGCAGGTTGCCGCCCGGATCGACTTCGGCCGCGAGGACAAGATCTTCAACGTCCTGCCGCTGTTCCACAGCTTCGGCCTGACGGCGTCGACCATCCTGCCGCTCGTCTCGGGCGTGCCGGTCTATCTCTACCCGACGCCGCTGCACTACCGGATCATCCCCGAACTCGTCTACGCCACCAATGCGACGGCGCTCTTCGGCACGGACACCTTCCTCACCGGATACGCCCGCTCGGCCCACGCCTATGATTTCCGCTCGCTGCGCTACGTCGTGGCGGGTGCGGAACCGGTACGCGACGCGACCCGCCGCGTCTGGCTGGAAAAATTCGGCCTGCGCGTGCTCGAAGGCTACGGCGTGACAGAAACGGCGCCGGTGCTTGCCCTCAACACGCCGATGTTCAATCGCTTTGGCACGGTCGGTCGCATGCTGCCGGGCATGGAGGCCCGCCTTGAGGCCGTCGACGGCATCACCGAGGGGGGCCGCCTGCATGTGCGGGGCCCGAATGTGATGCTCGGCTATCTGATGAACGACCGCCCGCGCGAGCTTCAGCCGCCGCACGAGGGCTGGCACGACACCGGCGATATCGTCGCGATCGATACGGAGGGGTTCATCGCCATCAAGGGCCGCGCCAAGCGCTTCGCCAAGATCGGAGGCGAGATGGTCTCGCTCGCCGCCGTCGAGAAGATCGCCGTCGAGCTCTGGCCGGGGGCAGCCTCCGCGGTGGTCGCAAGGCCGGATCCGCGCAAGGGCGAACGGCTCATTCTGTTGACGACCGAAAAGAAGGCGAGCCGGGGCGACTTCCAGGCTTTTGCGAAGGAGAAGGGCGCCAGCGAACTGATGATGCCCGCCGAGGTGCAGGTGGTCGAGGCGCTGCCGCTGCTCGGCACCGGCAAGATCGACTATGTGACGCTCAATCGCGAGGTCGCCGAAAGCGAGGCGGCGAGCGCCGCGTGAAGGTCCGACGACACGCGGCCGTCAGACTGATGGCCGCGTCTTCCGATCGCCGGCCATCGGACGGTCAGTAATGCATCACATGCGAATGCGCCGAAGCCTTGACGGGAGCCGGAGAGGAGTCCCCCCAGGCGGCCAACTCCAGGTCTTCGATCGGCGATGCCAGGCTCAACTTCGGACATCCGCCCTTGAGGGGCGCCCACGAGGTCACATTCTGGTTCATGCGGCATTCCATCATCACGGATTTGTTGCCGAGAGTGATGCAGGCGCGCTCGCCGAGCTTCCATTCGCTGCCCTGGAACCGGCAGGAGCAGGTCGCCGATGCCGCAAGGGTCCCGGCCAGTAGCGCGGCAGTCGCGAGTGCAAGAGAAATAAGACTTGCTCTGGCTGTCATGGCAATGTCCTCCCCCAATGAGGAAGTCTATACCTTCAAGCCGCGTGTGCAATATTTAAGGTTGCACAAAATAACCACACGATCGACGCATCGCTGGGCAGGAGCTTAAGTCTTTGCGTTTCTTGCCTTTTGCCGGGAGGATCAGGTCGTGCGGCGACCTGACGATAGCGGCGTTCACCGTGCATCAAGCATTTTCGGACAGCGTGGACGGCGCTAACAGCGGCTCCTCCAACCGGTCAATTCCGCCATGCCGACGTCTTCCGCCCCGATCGTCATCATGACGCCGGCCCTGGCAACCGAGGTCGGGCGCTGGCTGGACGGCCTTGCCGGCGTACGGCGCCTCTCCCCGAAGACGCGCGAGGCCTACGAGCGTGACCTCCGCCAGTTTGCCTCCTTCCTCACGTCGCATCTGGGAGCGCCGCCGTCGCCGAAGGATATCGCCGACCTGCGGCCGGCCGACTTTCGCGCCTTTCTCGCCCGTCGTCGGGCTGAGGGAGCCGGAGCGACGACACTGTCGCGCATCATGGCCGGTGTGCGCTCCTTTATCCGCCACCTGGAGCGCGAGGGCCTGGCCTCATCGGCCGCTGCCAGCGCGGCGCGCACGCCGAAGAAGCCGCATCGCCTGCCAAGGCCCCTTGCGGCGTCCGATGCCTTGCGCGTCGTTGACGCGGACGAGCAGCCCGCCGAGGAGGCTTGGGTCGCCGCGCGCGATGCCGCCGTCCTGATGCTGCTCTATGGCGCAGGCCTGCGTATCGGCGAGGCCGTCGGCCTCAACCGGTCCGACTGCCCGCCGGTGTCCGGCGGAGCCATGCGCGTGACCGGCAAGGGTGGCAAGACC is part of the Hartmannibacter diazotrophicus genome and encodes:
- a CDS encoding tyrosine recombinase XerC, which encodes MPTSSAPIVIMTPALATEVGRWLDGLAGVRRLSPKTREAYERDLRQFASFLTSHLGAPPSPKDIADLRPADFRAFLARRRAEGAGATTLSRIMAGVRSFIRHLEREGLASSAAASAARTPKKPHRLPRPLAASDALRVVDADEQPAEEAWVAARDAAVLMLLYGAGLRIGEAVGLNRSDCPPVSGGAMRVTGKGGKTRIVPVLPTVGRAIADYLALCPYALAPEGPLFVGVKGGRLSARIIQLTMERLRGALGLPEGATPHALRHSFATHLLAGGGDLRTIQELLGHASLSTTQVYTGVDTSRLLDAYEKAHPRA